In Amaranthus tricolor cultivar Red isolate AtriRed21 chromosome 3, ASM2621246v1, whole genome shotgun sequence, a single window of DNA contains:
- the LOC130807616 gene encoding TORTIFOLIA1-like protein 4, producing the protein MSSFQKPTTTHELRQRLFTNIDKLSDRSTFPQASSELNYLAKTLPFDFLPTFLSCILSIDSSSKSPVKVHCISLISLLSNTHKSLLSSHVPKIISFFFKRLRDSDSSARNACISAVSSLSELNFVSLLDPFLGSISVEQDLNAQMGCCLCLKAAIDGGVLEEKEEGDLRKRVLPKVLKLLKNDGFKAKGALLGVIESVIGVNDGIVINGKVGGNLVGNLVGIVVELLSSDDWMARKSAAEVLLKLVVVLDEESATEVKNFVVNSLESRRFDKVKITREIMNQALEAWKEIPGGVDQQNVLSRSNSSISKDSGTGGASTPIPRRLSYVGAETPKPKKKMAKSRSSLSDGPVATFSPSMSLSTQDSIGFETPQRKKTLSKSRSSLSDDSTITDSSSVSRSSHDLGFDISLSRKPMLKGRSSLPDDLPVKKKSPSKTNDKKSSVESDKSLDWKVEIAVPPSLTEKVALQDDASSFVKKTCGERVSKVSAFKTGSRVVPFVEEDEPQGFGFEGGGNEEVGESNADSEDLTLIKKQLLQIEKQQSYLLDLIQRFMGNSKSGIDSLETRVTGLERVLGEISHDLAIQSGKISNNDLAGSTCCPSTEFLSPKFWRRTEGRSTISKSSHLGSMLNKDSSFETPPTDGYKHYDHQNEGTYRDSWGSAKSISQNVQRGRNCSPRSFDSASNATCITSVGRGT; encoded by the exons atgTCATCTTTCCAAAAACCAACAACAACCCATGAACTCAGACAAAGATTATTTACCAACATTGATAAACTTTCTGATAGATCAACATTTCCTCAAGCTTCATCTGAACTTAATTATTTAGCAAAGACTCTTCCTTTTGATTTTCTTCCTACATTTCTATCATGTATTCTTtctattgattcttcatcaaaATCCCCTGTTAAAGTTCATTGTATTAGTCTTATTTCACTTCTCTCAAATACCCATAAATCTTTGTTGTCTTCTCATGTTCCAAAGatcatttcttttttctttaaacgGTTAAGAGATTCAGATTCCTCTGCTAGAAACGCTTGTATTTCTGCTGTTTCATCACTCAGTGAGTTAAATTTTGTTTCTTTACTTGATCCTTTTCTTGGGTCCATCTCAGTTGAACAAGATTTAAATGCCCAGATGGGGTGTTGCTTGTGTTTGAAGGCAGCCATTGATGGGGGAGTTTTAGAGGAGAAAGAAGAAGGGGATTTGAGGAAAAGAGTTCTTCCtaaagttttgaaattgttgaaaAATGATGGTTTTAAAGCAAAAGGAGCTTTATTGGGAGTGATTGAGAGTGTGATTGGTGTAAATGATGGGATTGTAATCAATGGTAAAGTTGGAGGAAATTTGGTGGGAAATTTGGTTGGTATTGTTGTTGAGTTGTTGAGTTCTGATGATTGGATGGCTAGAAAATCTGCTGCTGAAGTTTTGCTTAAATTGGTTGTTGTTTTGGATGAAGAGTCTGCTACTGAAGTTAAAAACTTTGTTGTTAATTCTTTGGAGTCCAGGAGATttgataag GTTAAAATTACTCGTGAGATAATGAACCAGGCATTGGAAGCTTGGAAGGAGATACCTGGTGGTGTAGACCAACAAAATGTTTTATCTAGATCTAATTCATCTATTTCAAAAG ATAGTGGTACAGGTGGGGCTTCAACTCCCATCCCAAGGAGATTATCTTATGTTGGTGCTGAAACTCCCAAACCAAAGAAAAAAATGGCAAAAAGTAGGTCATCTTTGTCTGATGGTCCAGTTGCCACATTCTCCCCTTCTATGTCTTTAAGCACACAAGATAGTATTGGCTTCGAAACGCCGCAAAGGAAGAAAACATTGTCCAAGAGCAGATCCTCCTTGTCCGATGATTCAACTATTACTGATTCTTCCTCGGTTTCAAGAAGCTCCCATGATCTAGGCTTTGATATTTCTTTATCTAGAAAACCAATGTTGAAGGGAAGGTCTTCTTTGCCGGATGATTTGCCCGTAAAGAAGAAGAGTCCCTCAAAGACCAATGATAAGAAATCGAGTGTGGAGTCTGACAAATCATTGGATTGGAAAGTTGAAATAGCAGTTCCTCCGTCCCTGACTGAGAAGGTTGCATTACAAGATGATGCAAGTAGCTTCGTAAAAAAGACTTGCGGAGAAAGGGTGTCAAAAGTTAGTGCGTTCAAAACTGGGTCTCGTGTTGTTCCTTTTGTTGAAGAAGATGAGCCTCAAGGGTTTGGCTTTGAAGGAGGAGGGAATGAAGAAGTCGGTGAAAGCAATGCAGACTCGGAGGATCTGACTTTGATCAAAAAGCAGCTTCTTCAGATAGAGAAACAGCAATCTTACTTGTTAGATCTCATTCAG AGATTTATGGGCAATTCTAAAAGTGGGATAGACTCTTTGGAGACCCGAGTTACTGGGCTTGAGAGAGTACTCGGTGAGATTTCTCATGATTTGGCCATACAAAGCGGAAAAATCTCAAACAATGACTTGGCAGGAAGTACATGCTGTCCCAGTACGGAATTCCTGAGCCCCAAGTTCTGGAGAAGAACTGAAGGAAGGTCCACTATTTCAAAATCATCTCACTTAGGAAGCATGCTTAACAAAGACTCCAGTTTTGAAACTCCGCCAACAGATGGTTATAAGCATTATGACCACCAAAACGAAGGCACATACCGGGATTCATGGGGAAGTGCAAAAAGCATAAGTCAAAATGTTCAAAGAGGAAGAAATTGTAGCCCTAGAAGCTTTGATTCTGCTTCAAATGCTACTTGTATTACTTCAGTGGGTCGAGGAACATAG